A single Anatilimnocola floriformis DNA region contains:
- a CDS encoding DUF1501 domain-containing protein: protein MLSHREWQRMSLARACSELREQTTSERSLTRRGFVHAGVLGTAGLSLANLLRSEAAAAEQKADPKSGHQARTKQKNNVIILWMRGGPSHIDMWDPKPDAPEEFRGEFGTINTNVPGIQVTDMLPMTAKIMDKWSIIRSLNHLDAGHSTGDQMCFTGYGPGLNPDENKHPSCGAYVAEQLGGLNPKVPAYVMIPKMVPGTGSAYLGVANKPFETGADPAQTGPFQVQNFVLAEGLSVERLDSRRQLLTGLDTLKRGVDASGRMDGVDRFGQKAVDMLLSPEAQKAFDLDSEPAALREKYGFAPAFDPGDPTRCGAPAWSQRMLLARRLVEAGVRLVTVDLRWWDTHVQGFDSLRRGFLPRWDQAYTALINDLQERGLLETTLVVAWGEFGRTPRVNNNAGRDHYPNVFSAALAGGKVKGGRVVGSSDAKGAFPKDNPKPPHDVLATIYDHLGIDTARNYLNDSGRPIRLLPYGEPIREFFV, encoded by the coding sequence ATGCTGTCACACCGCGAATGGCAACGGATGAGTCTGGCGCGAGCGTGTTCGGAACTGCGCGAGCAAACGACGAGCGAACGGTCGCTCACGCGGCGGGGTTTTGTGCATGCAGGCGTGCTCGGCACGGCGGGTTTGTCGCTGGCCAATCTGTTGCGGAGCGAAGCCGCAGCGGCCGAGCAGAAGGCCGATCCCAAAAGTGGTCATCAGGCCCGCACCAAGCAAAAGAACAACGTCATCATTCTCTGGATGCGCGGCGGGCCCAGCCATATTGATATGTGGGACCCCAAGCCGGACGCGCCCGAGGAATTTCGCGGCGAGTTCGGCACGATCAATACCAACGTGCCGGGCATTCAAGTGACCGACATGCTCCCCATGACTGCCAAGATCATGGACAAGTGGTCGATCATCCGCAGCTTGAATCATCTCGACGCGGGGCACAGCACTGGCGACCAGATGTGCTTTACCGGTTACGGGCCGGGGCTCAATCCAGATGAGAACAAGCATCCGAGTTGCGGCGCGTATGTGGCCGAGCAACTGGGCGGGCTCAATCCCAAGGTGCCCGCGTATGTGATGATTCCCAAGATGGTGCCAGGCACGGGCTCGGCCTATTTGGGCGTGGCCAACAAGCCGTTCGAAACCGGCGCCGATCCGGCGCAGACCGGGCCGTTTCAGGTGCAGAATTTTGTGCTGGCCGAGGGCTTGTCGGTCGAGCGACTCGATTCGCGGCGGCAACTGCTAACCGGGCTCGATACGCTGAAGAGGGGCGTCGATGCCAGCGGCCGGATGGACGGCGTCGATCGGTTCGGTCAGAAGGCCGTCGATATGCTCCTCTCGCCCGAGGCACAAAAGGCTTTTGATCTCGATTCAGAACCGGCAGCACTCCGCGAGAAGTATGGCTTTGCGCCGGCCTTTGATCCGGGCGATCCGACACGCTGCGGCGCTCCGGCGTGGAGCCAACGGATGTTGCTCGCGCGACGACTCGTCGAAGCCGGCGTGCGACTGGTGACCGTCGATCTCCGCTGGTGGGATACGCACGTGCAAGGCTTCGATTCGCTCCGCCGCGGATTTCTGCCGCGCTGGGACCAGGCCTACACCGCGCTGATCAACGACCTGCAGGAGCGCGGCTTGCTCGAAACGACACTGGTCGTGGCTTGGGGCGAATTCGGCCGCACGCCGCGGGTGAACAACAACGCGGGCCGCGATCATTATCCGAACGTCTTCAGCGCCGCTCTCGCCGGCGGCAAAGTGAAAGGTGGCCGCGTCGTCGGCTCGTCCGATGCCAAGGGAGCTTTTCCGAAAGACAACCCAAAACCGCCGCACGATGTGCTCGCCACAATCTACGATCATCTCGGCATCGACACGGCGCGCAACTATCTGAACGACAGCGGCCGGCCGATTCGGCTGTTGCCTTATGGTGAACCGATTCGGGAATTCTTTGTTTAG